A genomic region of Candidatus Baltobacteraceae bacterium contains the following coding sequences:
- a CDS encoding prephenate dehydrogenase/arogenate dehydrogenase family protein, with product MSRLGIIGTGLIGASVGLAARSREWEVFGYDSTAEGLRGALGCGAIDSAVEQPSAIYATCDVIVIAAHLNATLAEVAALRSRPLRDDQLVIDVASVKEPVARAGAGVGAFVPTHPMAGGEQRGPAAARSDLFRGRTWCYVPTADERRTAAARVFVAKLGAEPVAVDAAQHDRIVALTSHVPQLVAFAFAQCVNERAVQAPELVEALCGPVARELLRLGRSSQPMWDEIFAANAGAVRAELAHLEEVIDDRRIPG from the coding sequence ATGTCCCGCTTGGGCATCATCGGAACCGGATTGATCGGCGCGTCGGTCGGCCTCGCGGCGCGTTCGCGCGAATGGGAAGTGTTCGGGTACGATTCGACCGCCGAAGGCCTGCGCGGAGCGCTCGGTTGCGGCGCGATCGACTCCGCCGTCGAGCAGCCCTCCGCGATCTACGCGACGTGCGACGTCATCGTGATCGCTGCGCACCTCAACGCGACGCTCGCCGAAGTTGCGGCGCTGCGCTCGCGGCCGCTGCGCGACGATCAGCTCGTCATCGACGTTGCCTCCGTCAAGGAACCGGTTGCGCGCGCGGGCGCCGGCGTCGGTGCCTTCGTACCGACGCATCCCATGGCAGGCGGCGAACAACGCGGTCCGGCCGCTGCGCGCAGCGATTTGTTTCGCGGCCGAACTTGGTGCTACGTGCCGACCGCTGACGAACGGCGCACCGCTGCGGCGCGTGTCTTCGTCGCGAAGCTTGGGGCGGAGCCGGTCGCCGTCGATGCCGCGCAGCACGACCGGATCGTCGCGCTGACCTCGCACGTCCCGCAACTGGTCGCGTTCGCGTTCGCGCAGTGCGTCAACGAGCGAGCCGTGCAGGCTCCCGAACTCGTCGAGGCGCTCTGCGGCCCGGTCGCGCGGGAGCTTCTTCGCTTGGGACGTTCCTCGCAGCCGATGTGGGATGAAATCTTCGCCGCCAACGCCGGTGCCGTGCGCGCCGAGCTGGCGCATCTCGAAGAGGTGATCGATGATCGTCGGATACCAGGGTGA
- the aroF gene encoding 3-deoxy-7-phosphoheptulonate synthase, whose product MTAVYQGVDGAYSQLVLGHFLREHGIEMPTAGLPTFREMATAVAGARAEVGVMPIENAIVGTVREGYDLLAEFDLAPVAEIQWRTDHRLLGVRGAQLRDVREVLAHPLVLAECGAFLAGLDHARAIPCEDTGVAAREVARGGNPAIAALASPAAASIYDLVELATHCSDDPRTYSRFLIVRPRHAAASNPVVGLGKSSRRKTSLIFSVEERTGSLAGALAILAERNINGDKLESKPYLGHGTERVFYVDFDGDLDDTNVADALAALKKATHTLTVIGSYDAHVGEPIGRNDDPPKALVELVREIAPQPAPIGDSPTPRASRAANPPGTMLQIGGVRVGDGEFTIVAGPCSVESREQILSTAHAVSARGAVMLRGGAFKPRTSPYAFQGLGWEGVSLLAEAGRATALPTVSEVMTIDQVDRMAAQIDVLQIGARNMQNFDLLKAVGRCGRPVLLKRGLAATVDELLAAAEYILSEGNPNVILCERGIRTYEQATRNTLDLSAVPVLRERSHLPVFVDPSHGVGVRRWVRPLCRAAKAVGAHGLLIEVHPNPPEAKSDKDQALTFDDFGTIMHDLAGIGIWSGAPASLGGAQAEAGAPTRPR is encoded by the coding sequence ATGACAGCGGTCTATCAGGGCGTCGACGGAGCCTACTCGCAGCTCGTACTCGGGCACTTTTTGCGCGAGCACGGCATCGAGATGCCGACGGCCGGACTTCCGACTTTTCGCGAGATGGCAACGGCAGTCGCCGGCGCGCGGGCCGAGGTCGGCGTCATGCCGATCGAAAACGCGATCGTCGGGACGGTACGCGAGGGCTACGATTTGCTGGCCGAGTTCGATCTCGCGCCGGTCGCCGAGATCCAGTGGCGCACCGATCACCGGTTGCTCGGTGTGCGCGGCGCGCAGCTGCGCGACGTCCGTGAAGTGCTCGCGCATCCGCTCGTGCTCGCCGAGTGCGGCGCGTTCTTGGCCGGGCTCGATCACGCGCGCGCGATCCCGTGTGAAGATACCGGAGTCGCGGCGCGCGAAGTCGCGCGCGGCGGCAACCCTGCGATCGCCGCGCTCGCCTCTCCCGCCGCGGCGTCGATCTACGATTTGGTCGAGCTGGCGACTCACTGCAGCGACGATCCGCGCACGTATTCACGCTTTTTGATCGTACGCCCACGCCACGCCGCAGCGTCGAATCCGGTGGTCGGACTCGGCAAGAGTTCGCGGCGCAAGACCTCGCTGATCTTTTCGGTGGAAGAGCGAACCGGCTCGCTGGCCGGTGCGCTCGCGATTCTCGCCGAGCGGAACATCAACGGCGATAAGCTTGAGTCGAAGCCGTACCTCGGTCACGGCACCGAGCGCGTGTTCTACGTCGATTTCGACGGCGATCTCGATGACACCAACGTCGCCGACGCGCTGGCTGCGTTGAAGAAAGCGACCCACACGCTGACGGTCATCGGTAGTTACGATGCGCACGTGGGCGAGCCGATCGGACGCAACGACGATCCGCCCAAAGCGCTGGTCGAACTCGTGCGCGAGATCGCGCCGCAACCGGCGCCGATCGGTGACTCGCCGACGCCGCGCGCGTCGCGCGCCGCCAATCCGCCGGGTACGATGCTGCAGATCGGCGGCGTGCGCGTCGGCGACGGCGAGTTCACCATCGTGGCCGGTCCGTGTTCGGTCGAGTCGCGCGAGCAGATTCTCTCGACCGCGCATGCGGTGAGCGCGCGCGGTGCGGTGATGTTGCGCGGGGGCGCGTTCAAACCGCGCACGAGCCCGTACGCGTTTCAGGGCCTGGGTTGGGAAGGCGTTTCGCTCTTGGCCGAGGCTGGACGCGCAACCGCGTTACCGACGGTGAGCGAGGTGATGACGATCGATCAGGTCGATCGCATGGCAGCGCAGATCGACGTCCTGCAAATCGGCGCGCGCAACATGCAGAATTTCGACTTGCTCAAGGCGGTCGGACGATGCGGTCGCCCGGTGTTGCTCAAGCGCGGACTCGCGGCCACCGTCGACGAACTGCTGGCCGCCGCCGAGTACATTCTTTCCGAAGGCAATCCCAACGTGATCCTGTGCGAGCGCGGCATTCGAACCTACGAACAGGCAACGCGCAACACGCTCGACCTCTCCGCCGTGCCGGTGCTGCGCGAGCGCTCGCATTTGCCGGTCTTCGTCGATCCCAGTCACGGTGTCGGTGTGCGCCGCTGGGTGCGCCCGCTCTGCCGTGCGGCCAAGGCCGTCGGCGCGCATGGGTTGCTGATCGAAGTCCATCCGAATCCGCCCGAAGCCAAGAGCGATAAGGACCAGGCGCTCACGTTCGACGATTTTGGCACGATCATGCACGATCTCGCCGGGATCGGTATCTGGTCGGGAGCCCCGGCATCGCTGGGGGGCGCGCAGGCGGAAGCCGGAGCGCCTACAAGGCCTCGATGA
- a CDS encoding prephenate dehydratase domain-containing protein, whose translation MIVGYQGESGAFSEEAIPELFGAVDTRGYPTFDALIEAVDGGEIPYGLLPCENSIHGPIARAYDLLDAYPAVNVVDETVHRVVQALIGTAQARVEQIRRVESHPVALEQCRRFLASLRDVEVAPVADTAGAVRDVVRAGDPARAAIGPAASAARYGGQILAHAIQDEVENYTRFFVVARGGEPRRRLGRAVLGFRLAHRPGSLHAALGIFAERELNLRALVARPFPGRPFEYVFYAELDCPEPALAQAILTEIGGRTRLLGWY comes from the coding sequence ATGATCGTCGGATACCAGGGTGAGTCCGGCGCCTTCAGCGAGGAGGCGATCCCGGAACTCTTCGGTGCGGTCGACACGCGCGGATACCCCACCTTCGATGCCCTCATCGAGGCGGTTGACGGCGGCGAGATTCCATACGGGCTGTTGCCGTGCGAGAACAGCATCCACGGCCCGATCGCGCGCGCCTACGATCTGCTCGATGCCTACCCTGCGGTGAACGTGGTGGATGAAACCGTTCACCGCGTCGTACAGGCGCTGATCGGGACCGCACAGGCTCGGGTCGAGCAGATCCGGCGGGTCGAGTCGCATCCGGTCGCGCTCGAACAATGCCGGCGCTTTCTTGCCTCGCTCCGCGACGTCGAGGTCGCGCCGGTCGCGGACACCGCAGGCGCGGTTCGCGACGTCGTGCGCGCCGGCGATCCCGCCCGGGCGGCGATCGGGCCGGCGGCCAGCGCCGCACGCTACGGCGGGCAGATTCTGGCCCACGCGATCCAGGACGAAGTCGAGAATTACACCCGGTTCTTCGTGGTGGCGCGAGGCGGCGAGCCGCGGCGGCGTCTTGGGCGAGCGGTCCTCGGGTTTCGGCTCGCGCATCGGCCCGGCAGCCTGCATGCGGCGCTCGGGATCTTCGCCGAACGCGAACTGAATCTGCGAGCACTGGTGGCGCGGCCGTTTCCGGGCCGGCCGTTCGAGTACGTTTTCTATGCGGAACTCGACTGCCCCGAGCCGGCGCTGGCCCAAGCGATTTTGACGGAAATCGGCGGCCGAACCCGCCTGCTCGGGTGGTATTAG
- the rpsL gene encoding 30S ribosomal protein S12, producing MPTINQLVRTGRAKTEKKVKTRAFRVILTGPKPGHPDLPTRQFEVKGNPQRRGVCTQVKTVTPKKPNSALRKVARVRLTNGEEVTAYIPGIGHNLQEHSVVLVRGGRVKDLPGVRYHIIRGTLDTAGTANRKQGRSKYGAKREKKK from the coding sequence TTGCCTACCATAAACCAGCTGGTCCGCACGGGCCGGGCGAAGACGGAAAAGAAGGTGAAGACCCGCGCGTTCCGCGTCATTCTGACCGGACCCAAGCCGGGCCATCCCGATCTGCCCACCCGCCAGTTCGAGGTCAAGGGCAATCCGCAGCGTCGCGGGGTGTGCACCCAAGTCAAGACCGTGACCCCCAAGAAGCCGAACTCCGCGCTGCGTAAGGTAGCGCGCGTGCGCCTGACCAACGGTGAAGAGGTTACCGCGTACATTCCGGGCATCGGCCACAACCTCCAGGAACACTCGGTCGTGCTGGTGCGCGGCGGCCGTGTCAAGGATTTGCCGGGCGTGCGCTACCACATCATTCGGGGTACGCTCGATACGGCAGGTACGGCCAACCGTAAGCAAGGC
- the aroH gene encoding chorismate mutase: MSEAHSGGLRVRGIRGAITVERDDADAIVAATKRLLTEMIERNAVTLDDIASVLFSLTPDLHAVFPALGAREMGWVHVPMLHFTEIAVPGSLDRCIRVLMHVNTSRSLEAMEHVYLDGAAVLRPDLARTSTP; this comes from the coding sequence ATGAGCGAAGCTCATTCGGGCGGCCTGCGGGTGCGCGGGATTCGCGGCGCGATCACGGTCGAGCGTGACGACGCCGACGCGATCGTCGCGGCCACCAAACGCTTGTTGACCGAAATGATCGAGCGCAACGCGGTGACGCTCGACGACATCGCGTCGGTCCTCTTCAGTTTGACTCCGGACCTTCACGCGGTCTTTCCGGCGCTGGGCGCGCGCGAAATGGGCTGGGTGCACGTGCCGATGCTGCACTTCACCGAGATCGCCGTACCCGGTTCGCTCGACCGCTGCATCCGCGTGCTGATGCACGTCAACACGTCGCGCTCGCTCGAGGCCATGGAACACGTGTATCTCGACGGTGCGGCGGTGCTGCGTCCGGATCTCGCTCGCACGAGTACGCCGTAG